The Dermacentor silvarum isolate Dsil-2018 chromosome 11, BIME_Dsil_1.4, whole genome shotgun sequence region TtctgtgcgataacacaaagggcggtGCCTCGCTATTTTAGGTACGAAATGGCTGCCCGAAGGCAGaagcataccggagcaaatattcgcaacatgACGAGGCATGTGGCTGATGCAGCAAAACTGCTGAGAAGATTCAGCACGTTGTAATGGAAAACCAATATATTTACCCAGCCAGAACCGTTGGTAACGTACGCCTACCAGAATCGCTCGGATTCAAAGCGGAAGGAAGCGTTAACTGGTtagcggtcgagataagcaagagtcgTTTAGAGTATATCGATGTAAAGTAGGGAAGAGATCGATAATAGCCGGGGTCGTTACATGCATATGATTTAATGAAGAACGAAAATACGAAGGAGAGATAAGCGAAATGCTGTACTGATAAGCATGAGTAGATTACCTGATTAGCTAAAGCACCCTATGTGGGTACTTTTCACCGTCCCGTTTCGAAAGAGATGCCAATAGATCCTCATCTTCGTCCCCAAAATCATAATCAAAGAAGGGAGCCATCGTCAAACGGCAGATGCGACCGTTTCCTTCGCGAAAGGAATTTTAAAGCGGAACATTCTTTAAGGATAATCATCAGCATTATGAAAAGGTCATTTCGATTTTCCGGAAGCTAATGAAATTAAATATCCGTCGGAGACACTATAACGTGTGGAAATGCGAAGGCATtctagtccctttggtgaaatgtatttttccgcgcgttccttgtccgcgcaagctcccACCTGCGTTCcaactgcgcctcggtaaagccaaatcaaaacgcacgcgctcgcttgcccgcgaggagttcattactcaaaggaccactcagcgccgttcaattggacattaatgcttttttATTGTAtgcactcattttatacactcctGACGGGgagccacctcctccccattggaagcgccgtcacgtgcccaatgacgcacacactaggcacaactttagtcaaccagaaccgccgtggagccgccgtgacgTCAGCGAAGCGTGCCAACACCACCTATAGATAAATTTACTAATCTAGGTGGTATTGAGCTTGCTCGCCACGCACCCCAGAGGCCCGgcttcgattcccacccagactgaaatttaacaattttttttcacagagccattgatttactttgtttacaggaccCTACTTGAGAAATTTGACGCCATTCCGAGCATTTTCGACGCGTTTTTGctgtttgcgccgtcggccatttttggtgccATCGCTCCGTGGCGACGCCggggacgccggattttcgcgtaatgggacatttaatgctttcgcattaaaagtgcATAGATATTGTTCAGAACATTGTGACCATGGCGTGTTTTCGGCTACTGCAATCGCTTCCAGCGCTTGTAGCGAGCCTTCAATATTCGTTCTTGTCACTCAGCGGGAGCCATAGCTGGCGCGTGGATCTGAACAACCCTTTACGGGTATTCCTGAATTATCAGGAAGAAGGTCATTTTAAACACAGCCATTTTACATTCATATTGTTGTCAGTTCCAGTGAAGGAAATATTTACTTGCTGTTTGTTTTACGGTTACGTTTTCTCGCTCGCGCTTACGCTTGCCTATAGCCTTCGTCGGTCGTAGCTTCCCAAATAGCACATCTGGTATTCATTCGCTGCTTTACTAGCTTTGCAGAATCAAATATTCCcaagagaaataaaaatgaaCGAGTTTATTAGCCGTGATTTACTCGGCGGCACAGTCAAATAGATGTTTCGCCCGCAGTAGGCGCAACACATCAAGCTGTGCGCCGAAGTGTTGCCCCGTTATGCACGGAAACCACGAACTATACCACTCTGTCCAATTGGCAGGTGTCGCCTgcaaaaagttgacagtcactgaagtatccttacgtgatttgaatgcgaaaccATGAGGACTTGTCTAAGCTATCACCTTAAATTAAcactccaccttaatccaccttgctctaagtTTTACCAACTTTTATCCCCTTATAACCCACCTTAATACAATTTCGGAAGAGGGCCGGGTTTTTGGATGTGGGCCGCACTGTTATGTGGGCCACGGCGTCCGGCCGCCGAAGCCGTGGCTGGAGCGTGACGTCATCCCTGGTCACGTGAGTTTTGTTGCCATccgatgttaacgccggacgccggatttttcgcttcatgggcatataaggcttttgccttaataaaGCATATGCGGTTAGACGCGTGATGACGAGCGATGGCGCGCGACCGACACCATCATGTGTTTACCACCTATGTGGTGGGATATGGTATGGGGGCTTTTCATTCCTATATAGGCACACACTAAACTGGGTACAACGGGGCAACGTTCTTGGGCACCGTGCCGGGCGCGTACTGCGCCGTCGGGTAGCCATGGTGTTGTGGTGCCCACGGTTGTCCAGAGTAACCCTGCTGCGCTCCGTACGCGTTGGGCGCCGGGTACTGCCACGTGGTAGCCAGTGGCACGGCGGCGGAAGAGGAGTAGACTACAGGCGTTCCCGTCGCATACTGCGCTGCTTGAGGCCAGCCGTGTTCGGAGACGACGGGGTAGCCAGTGCTCGcgtcctggaaaaaaaaaaaaaagaaaaaaaaaagatgtatgaAGTTTTCAAATTACTGTTGCTGGAACGAGTCTTCGGGTTATCAAGGACGTACGACACGGCTACTACGTTGGCGTCAcctttttgaaaaaggtatagagttataaaaaagaaaaaaaaatggccctGGCAGCTTTCCCTTCAGAGGGAATACGTTAAGAGGCGAATATTActtagcgagagagagagagagaaaaaaaaaagaaacgtttattgttgaaacagtgtcccggTGAGGCCCAAAATCGCAATTTCCATTGGGGTAATTCTCCTAACCACACTTTTTGATTCCTAGCTTAAAAACGCATCGAGCTATGGCGAATTCAATTGGACAGTGATAAACTCGTATGCACTTAGCTGAGTTGCTGAGACCAGCTTCAGTTTCGCCCGCGAAACGTGTTAGGAAATACATTACTGTTCCACTTGATTGGCGCAATGGCGGAATCTTATGAATGTATTAACTTATACACCCACCGTGGAAACATGGCTTGCGGTTCTtccatgtttctttctttctttttctttttaaacgtTAGGGTGCATATATCTGGGAGAACGCCCTGACAGGTTATCCTTATATACCGCTTACTTTTCGTGCCAGTAAGTCACGGGCGTAACTAGATGCCTGTGTGGACATGCATGTCGTCATTTCCGTTAGGCAGTTGGCCTCGCAAAATGTAGATGATGGTTGAAGAATAAAATGCATATGAAAGGTCACTATACCACTAACACCACTACACTTGAAGAATTGTTTTGTTAAACCCAACTGATAAAAGGTTGTCACTCCCGAGGTGTTCTTTTTTAGTGATCTAACATTTTTATAAATGCTTTTCTTGAACTTGGTCTGTTACTGGTGAACAATTAAGTGAGCCCATGTATGTGAACAAACATATGTAACTACTAGTATATGCAAGTATGCTTTATGTATACATGTTTTTCAAAATAAAATGACGCTCCCTTCCGTTTTCAAGAGCTGTTAGGTTAACACTTTTACTGTATAACAAGTCTTTCATTTTATATGTTTTCATATGTTCTGTTTGACGTTCTATGCCTGTATTATACGTACCCACTCCTGTATGAGCTTGTCTAAGGCTTacggtaggaaaaaaaaaagatagaagaaAACTCAGGTTTCTGCGGAACGGCGGCTTTCCGCTGCTGCCAAAAGGCGGCGACAGAGGTTCATGTTAGCGCCGTCTAAAGAAGGCAacttcgtattttttttcttagacAGTAGGCATGTTACTGCGCCAAATATTACATTAAATGATCCCGACCATAAAATGCGATCTTTTGCCAATACCCGTGCCatacgggcaaagtaaagtgcacttcgagcgagtgcacttcagcgcgctgagtgtcactttggcggtgcgctgttacacgagaaagaaaagtgtgcttTCACATTGATGGCgatcgggagtcagacgggaaagcatatactTGTTAATAtgaaaatgtgtgcacgaaaacagtttattattgttagcgACAGCACTTACAATCgacctttataagcgccggcaacgacggcaacttgacacAGCagcagtcaaaacgactcgatccgccaaactgCGCAGTCaattacccggcgtggtcgtgaacagcccgagagcgagagtagttttatgctgttcttgttgttttttttttgtttttttttgcggtgtggcacattttattatcttgtaacttTAGCAATTTAAAGCAATGTTattaaaattactcctgactcttctttcaacaccactttatgtatcttctaagcattgctaacgaggctacacacgttcgccgccgcgaagtgagttcgccgaacacactcgccggcgagtgcgctctgcagtgagtgtcactataAGCGTTCCCGTGCGGCAGCccgcgaatgacactagccgcgaagtgcactcgctcaaagtgcactttactttgcccgtgtggcacgggtataagttTCAGGAATACCATATAGCGATACATCTGATCGACTATATAGGCAATTAGGTGATTCatactttgctggccgagtgacTTCCTCAAGCGAGTTTGCCACCCGGCCACGCTCTCCGGCGCTGTCAGTCGTGCAGAACGATTAAAACCGCCATTGAAAGTGTGCCGCGCAGCAAGAAGTGAAGagaaaagagaaataaagaaaagaatagCGATGGGGCTCGTGACGTAAGCATGACGCGTACCTCGGCTCCGATGTGGAAAAGACAGGGAGGGAACTTCGCTTGGGGCGGACGCTAGTCGAGGCAAAGGGAGAGAGCGGCTACGTAACTGGCAGTGAAGTTCGCCTCTTGGCACCGTTCCGACGAGACATTTAGGTTTCTCTAATTATATATCCTCTAATAACGAACAATTAAAATGCTTGAAGGCAATTCAACCTCCCACCGAAGTCGATGAAAGAAAGTCTTTCTTAGCGGTTTGGAGGGGTAAATGAGGTGTAGGAACCATGTAACTTATTCTGAGAAGTCAGCAGCGTCTCAACGACAGCGTCTCAAAACCCTATAGCGGACACGAATGAAAAATGCGAGAACGCTCCCCTCACCACCGGTACTACAAGTATCACCTCCCGGTGGTGACACTGGTATATAGTACCCGGTGGTGAGGGAAGCGTTCTCGCATTTTTTCCTCGTGTCCGCTAGATACCACCGGTACCAGTGCTACCACCATACCGTCGCTACTACCAGGAGCACCGGTACCGCCAGTACTATATCTATCTTGGGGACCGACGCGTTTGTCGTGCGAAAGGCAATTGCTAGAATTTACGACAGATTTATATTTTACCATAGACCCAAACCTTCAAACTGGCTTCGTCtttctggatttttttttctaaaaaaaaacttaattatatggtgttttacgtgccaaaactacgatctgattataaggcacgccgtagtggcggactccggaagtattggaccagctggggttctttaacgtgcacctaaatctaagtacacggctgttttcgcatttcgcccccatcgaaatgcggcctgtcgcggccgggattcgatccagcgacctcgtgctcagcagcccaacaccatagccactgagcaaccacggcggtctggattttttttttctaaagcttttgaccgCATAGCCCACTGTGACGTGTTTTTGAAACTATCATTATTAAAACTTGATTCACTAACTTTTTCCCTGGCTACTAAACTTTCTTTCAAACATGCAGCAATTTACATTCGCTTACAGCTTCTCCTCGCCCCCTTCCGATGTTTGTTTCGATGTGCAAGGAAGCGTTCTTGGTCCCTTCCTCTAATCTAATTTAATGACCTACCCAATTCATCATGCATGCGCATATTCGCTGATGACTGAATTATCTATCGTCCCATTAGCAGCTCTGATGACCAGGTCCTCCAAAATGATCTTAACCGAATTACTAATTGGTGTGACGCCTGGCAAATGACTCTAAATTCATGTAAATGTAAAGTGATGTCCTTCAGCTGCAAACGCTCTAACTCAGACTATTCTTACTGGATCAAAAATGTCCCATTATCGCGGGCCTCATGAttaaaattatcatcatcatcatcatcaacatatatttatgttcactgcaggacgacgacctctccctgcgatctccaattacccctgtcttgctctagctgattccaacttgggcctgcagatttcctaacttcatcgccccacctatttttctgccgtccacgattgcgatttccttctcttggtatccattctgtaactctaatcgtccaccggttatccatcctacgcattacatggcctgcccagctgcattttttttctcttaatgtccaaaAATGTTAAAATCGTTAAGATCATTAAATTATCTGGGCGTAAATGTTTCAACAAACTTTCCCTGGATTTACCAAATTACCACCGTCTGTGTCAGTGCTACTCAATCATTGGTTTACCTGCGCCGAAACCTTCGAAACTCACGTACACTTATCCCTAAACTGACATTTCAAATATTCGTTCGCCCACGGCGTGAGTTCGCCGCTCCGGTCTGGTCTCCACACCAAAATTACTTAAATAGCATGCTGGAATCAATCCAAAACAGAGCCGCGCGATTAATTTCCCGGAATTATAATTATCATTCTAGCGTCACTCAAATAAAGCTTCATCTCTCACTTCAGCTCGATGTCGCGACACAGCCGTTTTGTCATTATTTCATAAGTATACGCCTGTCACACTAACAAACGCTCTCTACGCCTAGAAActtcattgcacacgtcacgcaGACTACACAATCATCTTAGCTTTACTCGTATCTACGGTAAAACTGAAGCATTCAACTCGTCTGCAATTCCACGCGCGATTCATCTCTGGAACAGCCTCCCCGATAACATGGTTGCGGAAACTGACCGTGATAAATTCAGACACTCTCACTCAACTCGCTTATCCCTTGTTAATCATACTCACTGGTTTTCTTTTCCAACTTTTTCCTTGCACTGTTGTACATTTGTTTACAAACTTAGTGAGTTGTTTTTAGTGTTCTATATATAATACACAGCTGCATGTCATTAATATGTTTCTGTAAATTTTAAGCTGCGCACCTGCCTGGTGTTGTTTTTTTCGACCTTGATGTCGGGAGTTCGCCACTGTTTATGTGTGTATTTGGTTCTATGCTCCCTCACTCAATGCCCCGTGTAGGGGCCTTGTAAGGTATTTTacatataaaaataaataaacataccCGACAAGGACAAGTGGCGGTAACTCGCCAAGAAAGACTGTCGTTAAAAAACAAATTCAGTAGAACGCTCCCGAGACAGCATGCTTTACAACTTCCAGCGGATATCTGAAATCGCTGGtagggggtcaggcaaggattAAGTAACTTGGCCCTAAGCCGACGAGGTAAACCACGCGCACGAACCCGGGGTGCAAATGCATGATTTCGTAGCTGAAATTCGTTCATTGGATTGTGGTTCGAGAATGTTACGCGTATGGGATCAGCAAATGAGAGTTGTCACGATGGCAGGAAGCCTCTGCTACTCATTTGTCCGAGAAGCCAGTTAGTCAGCCCCCTCATTGCCCGCAACGCTCACGTGCAACGGTATCCATTGACCGAATACACGACGAGAtgcgcgacacacacacacacacacacacacacacacacacacacacacacacacacacacacacacacacacacacacacacacacacacacggccaTAACTAGACAAATCGTTCTCGGGAACCTCACCAGCACGTTACCGTCCCTTCGTGAGAAGATTCCGCGGCGTCGCAGGATGAAAGCCACGTAGAGGCTGGCCAGGCAGGACACGATGATCAGCACAACAACGCAGACCACCACCAGGGCACGCGGCATCCACATAGACGCGGCACCCACGACGGGCACGATGACACTCGTTGCCCTTAGCGCCCTCGCGCGAATTCATCAAAGCGAAGGCCTGTAAGGACGATTACCCGCCGGTGCTTTTTCGTTCGCTATCACCGTGGACCGCGCACGCTGCGAGCGACGGGTTTCTCTTCGCGTCAGGGCGTGCTGTTCCGCACACCGTTCCTGCGCAGTTGAACACGCAGCGACCGAACGGCTCGATAGGCGATGCCGGAAAAACACTACGCACCGCGCAGCGGATTTCAATGCCGACCTTGACAGCCAAAGCAGCCGCGTCTGTgtacggcgcgcgcgcgcgcacagccGTGACATCGCGGTGATaaagaggaggggaggggggatgcAACACGACGGTgttggagagatgcgcatttgacatcgtgcacgGGGTGAAGATAGCTTGATCATTGGCCCAGAAGTGTATAGACAGCTGCAGGTAACTGCGCGAGAATCaaggtacactcggccacaaaatattgcggggcacgcgagcgcgtggcggagcagtcctcctcgcctactggcTCTGCACCCCtcgtgtcgagaccgacgcttgcgcgcatgcgcgtccctccatTACTGtaagcgtgcatgtttctgcgcttcttccttgcgcgccggcgatatccgagtgcagccgcgaggggcccctcttgcgattggcgctgtggcAGCTTCGAAGGGCAAAACTTAGTTGATATAACGGCGATTAAAAGTTCATTTTCATCGCGCCCGGCTCTTTCTATAGAGCGCCTCTTCTGCCACGCTCTTCTGTGGGAGAACGTCACGTTCGTGAAATTAAGAAATAAGGAACGATCATTGGCCACGAAAAGgcgcagtgcagaaaaaaaaaaaaggctggttGCTTTCGCGACCAGCGCTATGCATCTGCGCTCGTGACCCGACAAAAAGCGACCGGTGTGGCGCGCGCCAGCTCACGCTTCACCCGTTTGCCCGTCGAAGCCTCCACAGCTCTAATCGTTTAAGTAgggcccctcgcggctgcactcTGATATGGCTGGCGCGCAAGGAAGAAacgcagaaacatgcacgcttgcaataacagagggacgcgcatgcgcgcaagcgtcggtctcgactagagtgtactagcatgaccgagtgggccgaacggcgctctctcgctgaggcgccgcgtgtggaaaaattgtgcgagggcgctgggAGCGAACTGGATTTGggtggagacgcgctccgcggcattttcaacgtactttcgcggcgggcgccgaggccgattgcacatagtaggctcttaaaatagtgctttatttcaactgcaaaattatgtttacacaattttgccaaacatatatatttgaggcatggattatacaacgcgacgtcttcaattttgctgtcgttgtcaagcgcgtcgtctgctagcgagcgcgcgttcgctacgcggacgctgggggacgcccagtttttctcgcagaacgtctctgcagtacattttttaaatattttagttgctttggtgcgcccataactcttgacggccggtaccaaatgtagttttagccaggtgaactgctcttctaaaggtaactggtatctctgcaacatgaagctacgtaagaacgtTTTATTATTGATGTCGTGTCATTTTGGGTGCGCTtattgttggtggatattgatcaggaacaacgATTGAAGAAAAAGttaaataaaccaggtttattaactgcgtggcgcgaagaatggcgaatGTATTTCTATAGCaaataaatcaaagggtacatagacttatatattcacgatatatgtgtaagggaaaaataacaaatattctaaatgcgctaattgaaaaagtgagaactcccgaccggaataagcgcacgtgtttgcagtaacaaacacacttatgagtgaatactgcacataaaactcgcattcgcagaaataatattcatagcaggcaaaaccactttatatatatatatatatatatatatatatatatatatatatatatatataaggtggtTTTGCCAtatttatataaataaataaataaataaataaataaataaataaataaataaataaatatatatatatatatatatatatatatatatatatatatatatatatatatatatatatacttaagcacgtgttattgatatactgtacgacgccgaatagtcgtttccgttcgaatgtaacgcataacagcaccattgaagtctcaaaggtgagtgaccgatacaagtgaggactgttattccgaatgattgcgctgccggggagtcgtggctgttgtgcagaggcgcagttcctgagataattaacgcacgggtgttaataagtcctgcttaacaagttcctagctgtcattcaatataaacgccccctGTAAATCTGCAGCCTtactgtaaatctgctaacttgattcaggcaaggaaaactttttttgacagtctcaccatgtttgcaaccaattaaaactgggtgccccatgtggtaccacacttatcttcaacgaacacaacagatctgcacatatctctacgtgtatgtgaggtatgccgttcctttaattgtttcattatggtcgttaatcgttatgatagtgcactgGATAACTGAAaacagccgtttataatatacaagctgctgagttgagcggtcatacatttgggaacggcattaaatttatgtatgaaatataggataagcgtaacatgtttttctcggaaatcaggctagagaataatttacaactattttgtttacacccctagaaaaaagccgaagaacgcagccacatgcttttctctTATTTTTAATTTAAATGAATTCTTgggtttacgtggcaaaaccacgatatgattatgaggtttagttttctccacctgggcttctttaccGCGCACCTAAacagaagtacacgagtgtttttccaatTCGCTCctgtcgaattccgcgacctggattgaacctgCGAGTTCCATGCAGTTTAGCAGCCCAACTCTAGTTTAGCAGTTTAGCagtccactatatagccactaattaggctaccatgccagctttctttctttctttccttcttttttttttcttttttgaagtattgacagggaaaaaaatttccacgtacggcttatacggccaaagatgagcatatagaatagccactaattaggctacaatgccagctttctttctttccttctttttttttctttctttttttgaagtattgacagggaaaaaaatttccacgtacggcttacacggccaaagatgagcatatagaatgactaactaaaactgttttcggcgctcgaggtcctaccaCAATAAATGATCCCGTACcaaattactccgcattctgttgcgcgaggaaggcggaaacttgaatggaatgttgcgctgcagttaactcttttttttaaatctataacaatgcttcccgtaaatctgagtacaaggcgccggatggggcagatatgttttactcgtttgaagcggcaagcaggaagggtACATGTATTTCTCCGTCTGGGTTTCGCAatacctactgatggaaaactatatgtgcagcaatacacacgagagatacatgctgcttgaagaacgcgaaaaatatttgttctccaaagggaaccgtagaATAAcacagtagaatgaaagccgacactgcggccgcactgGACGGGCATCACCGAGCagcattaaaaaatgaaataaagaagagaaattgcaaggaattcttaaggcataaatacatgtcatatgcaattatgaacaccatttgagcggtctgaatgcaaatatcagcgcgcgaagtggTACGAATGACCcagccgagctgtatcgccagcagttttctggcgagtgagttgccgcttGTGCCTAAGCGCTTCCCCCGACCATACTagtcattcttttcttgcgctcgcttttCGATCCATCCAAAAGAAACatatttcatcatcgtggtcgCTGTATGGCTACGTTCTTGGGTCGAGCGttgtgttcacagaagtcttcgTATACAGGCGGTGGCAGTAATAATTTTGCGGTACATTTTCTCCGACCTGATGTACCGGTCTAATATAATTACTCGGGGCCCTTGCACACACGCGCCTCACATTTACATGATCAAGCTCCCGCGATACATCCGTGCTGCTGAATTGCGGCTTCTTTCTTATCTGGcgtttttacgtgccgaaaccatatGCCTCAATTAGGCATTTGATGTGcacattgcctttttttttttttttgtcagtgctACCCCAACTGTGGAAAATTCTGCAATAGCAGACAACACTGGTTTAATTGCGAAGGCAGTCGAAGATTGGAGGACGTGCAGCGCCTGTCCAAGTCTACACAAATCAACGTCAGCATCAACAGTAATGGGATTCATTATTCGCCAAACAAGGGGTGGTTTGGTGTTCCCGAAGCCCGAGTTTGCTGCTGTCCTCGTTAACGTAAAAAAAAGCCGTTGACATCGCAGTGCCACATATTGGCAAGGATGATGTGTGCAAAAAGTTGGCAGCTTTGATTTGTTCACACCTTAGAGAGCTGACCTCTTTTTACTTGCCAGGCAAACGAAGagcattcatcagtgacttcttcaATAGTTGCCCGCAAAGTTACAAAGGCCCTACTGTCAAACATTGGCGCAGCCGTTAGAGACACAGCcgcttaccaaaaaaaaaaaaaaaaaaaaaaaaaaacaaagaaaaaaaaaaaaacctaatggATAAGgcactgagccgaaaagttctGCACGTTTGAAGAGAGAACTGCTAGTGCGCAAGGGTTGTGAGTTTGCCATCGTAAATAAATGATTGAATGAattgtgaatgtgttatgctggtaatttgGCCATGCATACAAACATGGCATGCACGTATGTACagatggctcagaaagttgctgaaagatgtctgtccgtggctgtcggCTCAAGTAAGCAGCTTGATAGTTCGTGCAGGAAGACACGCGATGAGTTGGTCTTTTGattaacaaaataaaacaaaacatcAGCGCATATATTACAATGCACAGATACGTAAGACTGCCGCGACTTGATCAACTCTCCATTTCCAAGTTCCGAGTCCTAGTTTTCGTATTTTACAGTTAGTCACTTGGTGAACAGTGTAAGTCATATTAAACAGAAGTTTGCGAACTGCGGATTCGC contains the following coding sequences:
- the LOC125941254 gene encoding uncharacterized protein LOC125941254 isoform X2 — protein: MWMPRALVVVCVVVLIIVSCLASLYVAFILRRRGIFSRRDGNVLDASTGYPVVSEHGWPQAAQYATGTPVVYSSSAAVPLATTWQYPAPNAYGAQQGYSGQPWAPQHHGYPTAQYAPGTVPKNVAPLYPV
- the LOC125941254 gene encoding uncharacterized protein LOC125941254 isoform X1, with amino-acid sequence MSMPRALVVVCVVALIIVSCLVGLYLAGILRRRGIFPRRDGNVLDASTGYPVVSEHGWPQAAQYATGTPVVYSSSAAVPLATTWQYPAPNAYGAQQGYSGQPWAPQHHGYPTAQYAPGTVPKNVAPLYPV